CCCCCCCGCACGCAGAGAATACCCTGATAACATCTATCCCCATAAGCATCAAGCCACTGCTGGACGCGATCATCATCGCTGCCCGCTAAGTAGCCCCACTGATGGCGGTGGTGCGGGTGTACATCCACTTGATAGCCCTGCGATCGCCACAACCCTAGTCCTTGTTCAAAAGCAGCCACCTCCCGTTGTCGCAGCGTACCACTGGGGGCAATCACCAGCAGGCGGTCACCCGGTTGGAGTGGTGGTGGCAATTGACAGGGATTCATGGGGCTTTCCAACCCCCGATCGGGATTCTCACAGTTTCAACGTTAGTATCATTTAGTATCGTCTTTTAGCCCCGCGAGTCTTCTGCGGAGACGCTGCGCAAATGCAAGGCCAACCGCTTCGCTCAATTCGCTAGACTATTATGCCGCGTAAGTCCCCTGCTCCCCAATCTACCCCTGCTTCCCAAGCCGTCGCTGCTGCTTCGCCCGGTACCGCAACGGGCAACGCTCGCCCCTTCCCCCGGACTATCCGCCCGATCGGCACCTATAGCCTTCAGGATCTCATCGGCGTGGCAGGCCATGTCGTGGTTCTGGACACCGTGCGGGGGTATTTACTAGAAGTGAACTTAACCAACGACAACGCGATCGTCCTCAATCCCCATCAAATTGATCTGCTGCGCGACGCCACCAGTATTGCCTGCTGGGAGTCAGATTTGTGGTTTACGCGGGATGATTCCGTGTATGTGTGCCGGGGCGCCATTCAGGTTAATTCCACCCCTTCAGCCAACGAATCAGGGTTCGCGCAGGGTGCCCAAGGGGAAATTATCCTGAATAGCCTGAAGCCAGAGCGGTTTGTGACCCTCAATTATCTGGCGGATGGTGTAGCCGTTTGGGACACCACCGTCTATGTCACCTGTCAGAAAGCGGGCGCTATCCTGGTATTTGCCGCAGATACAGGCGAAATAATTACTAAACATCCTGCCCCCGGCATTGGGGTTGAGAATCTAACCGTGCGGGGGGAGGAATTGTGGGTTTGTGACACGCTCGAACAAACGGTTTATTGTCTCGATCGGGCCACGGGGGAGGTGCAATTCAGCATCCTCACCCCCTTTGAAGGTCCTACAGGCTTAGCCTTTTTGCCCCCGGTCGAGGGGGCAGGCCCCATCCTGTACGTGAGCTACGCGGGGGAAGAAGCCTACGTGCGTGATGACCCCAATACAGATCCGCCCCACCAATTGGCCTGGCGCGATCGCACTTTCCTGCATCCCCTCTTCTTTGCCCACTATCCGGCAGAGCATTACACCCTCTCCAATGGCTATTTAATCGAAATTGCTTACGTGGAGGAACTTTCCTCCCTAGAAAGTATTAGCCTGCGGGACGTGGAGTGGCGTATAGCCCTCCCTTCTGAGACGCCGCGCCAAAAAGTCCGCTGGGTGCAACCGGTGGGGATGCCCTTTACTGAGGAATTACAAGAGGGGCAACGGGTAGCCGTCTTCCGCTTCGACTCTCTGCATCCCGATGAGGGACGCCTATTTGGCTGGCGGGCACAACTAGAGGTCTATGGCATTAAGTACAACCTGACGCCCCCCGATGTAGAAGGCCATCCCCCCCTGCCGCCAGAATTGCAGGTGCGCTATCTCATCGATGACGATGATC
This DNA window, taken from Trichothermofontia sichuanensis B231, encodes the following:
- a CDS encoding transglutaminase domain-containing protein — translated: MPRKSPAPQSTPASQAVAAASPGTATGNARPFPRTIRPIGTYSLQDLIGVAGHVVVLDTVRGYLLEVNLTNDNAIVLNPHQIDLLRDATSIACWESDLWFTRDDSVYVCRGAIQVNSTPSANESGFAQGAQGEIILNSLKPERFVTLNYLADGVAVWDTTVYVTCQKAGAILVFAADTGEIITKHPAPGIGVENLTVRGEELWVCDTLEQTVYCLDRATGEVQFSILTPFEGPTGLAFLPPVEGAGPILYVSYAGEEAYVRDDPNTDPPHQLAWRDRTFLHPLFFAHYPAEHYTLSNGYLIEIAYVEELSSLESISLRDVEWRIALPSETPRQKVRWVQPVGMPFTEELQEGQRVAVFRFDSLHPDEGRLFGWRAQLEVYGIKYNLTPPDVEGHPPLPPELQVRYLIDDDDLAMGSSIVQDAARVAIGRETNTLRQMISIRNYVYDRLSYALTVRIEPPDVVLRRGTGSCGEYVGVLLALARLNGIACRTVGRYKCPNHPEIRGVPLQPDFNHVWLEFLIPGIGWLPMESNPDDIQERGPYPTRFFMGLAWYHTELGRGITFEVVKTEGVPLADTDLDISIGDLALNHIQFTILDELIPPQPGN